In Porites lutea chromosome 7, jaPorLute2.1, whole genome shotgun sequence, a single window of DNA contains:
- the LOC140942927 gene encoding uncharacterized protein: MATQAGWIRVAAGPAVYRRSLGCGMCLEITGTGTGSGNNPIVGKRKAVIVDQCAAGCGNNGMDFFIPGDGRWKISYVAIDCPTIPGRKGNVQLRFQGSNQWYIKLQARNTKVPAAGIEALVNGKYRCLSRVTDNFFVGMGLGKFSFPLRVRLTAITGEQIETVIPDIKNDFSFPSNVQFKGINDQASSFSSIKCFGQGNKYPYPSGGMSPSDPRCKAAWPGLPFADERDCHSYIICSSKSSASKKFSCGKLAFNPVTGGCDDVPNCK; encoded by the exons ATGGCTACCCAGGCGGGATGGATTCGTGTCGCTGCTGGACCAGCAGTATATCGGCGATCCCTGGGATGTGGAATGTGCCTGGAGATTACTGGTACAGGTACTGGAAGCGGAAATAATCCCATCGTAGGAAAACGAAAAGCTGTGATAGTCGATCAATGTGCAGCTGGCTGTGGAAACA ATGGAATGGACTTCTTTATTCCCGGAGATGGAAGATGGAAAATCAGTTACGTTGCTATAGACTGTCCGACGATCCCAGGAAGAAAGGGGAACGTTCAGCTTCGATTCCAGGGAAGCAATCAATGGTACATCAAGCTACAAGCCAGAAATACCAA AGTTCCAGCTGCCGGAATCGAAGCCTTGGTGAACGGCAAGTACCGCTGCCTATCTCGTGTTACTGACAACTTCTTCGTCGGTATGGGGCTCGGGAAATTCTCTTTTCCACTGCGCGTTCGTCTAACCGCTATAACAGGTGAACAGATTGAGACGGTTATACCTGATATCAAAAATGACTTCAGCTTTCCAAGCAACGTGCAGTTCAAGGGAATTAACGACCAAGCAA GTAGCTTCTCAAGCATCAAGTGTTTTGGTCAAGGCAATAAATACCCGTATCCTTCAGGCGGGATGTCTC CAAGTGATCCAAGATGTAAAGCTGCCTGGCCTGGTCTTCCCTTTGCAGACGAGCGTGACTGTCACTCGTATATCATTTGTTCATCCAAGTCTTCGGCATCAAAGAAATTCAGTTGTGGCAAACTGGCTTTTAATCCTGTAACGGGTGGCTGTGATGATGTTCCTAATTGCAAGTAA